One genomic segment of Desulfomicrobium sp. ZS1 includes these proteins:
- a CDS encoding spore photoproduct lyase family protein, with protein sequence MNTLPSYLRGISRVVVDAAVAESPVALRVRERLPHLTAEVLPEGETLSSGLAREDILYLKQYRGRFLRHCPGTSYYRCCGYQIIHIGENCPLRCSYCILQAYFQDRVLKVWANQDDLWRELDQAFSANPSRRYRVGTGEFTDSLVLEALTGYSRDLIEFLGRYPQVCLELKSKVVDLSWMDVVRDPSRVLPAWSMNAPAIAEHEEQGECASLEERLAAARTCAREGFRVCLHFDPMIHFPGWQDGYARTVEMIFDHLRPEEIAYVSMGSFRHMPDLKRCISENFPESTYIYGEFITGLDGKQRLLRPLRVEQFRFLAGALRRGGLDRQLYMCMESDEVWQAVLGRTPADLGGLYRHLMAQAFGEEGNE encoded by the coding sequence ATGAATACCCTGCCCTCCTATCTGCGGGGCATCAGCCGGGTGGTGGTCGATGCGGCCGTGGCTGAATCCCCCGTCGCGCTTCGGGTGCGGGAGAGATTGCCACACCTGACGGCGGAAGTTCTTCCCGAGGGGGAAACCCTGTCTTCCGGGCTTGCGCGTGAGGATATTCTTTATCTGAAGCAGTACCGGGGGCGTTTTTTGCGTCATTGTCCCGGTACCAGCTATTATCGTTGTTGCGGTTACCAGATCATCCACATTGGCGAGAATTGTCCGCTGCGCTGTTCCTACTGCATCTTGCAGGCCTATTTTCAGGATCGCGTGCTCAAGGTATGGGCCAACCAGGACGATCTGTGGCGGGAACTGGACCAGGCCTTCAGCGCAAACCCGAGCCGGCGCTATCGGGTCGGAACCGGAGAATTCACCGATTCCCTGGTGCTTGAAGCCCTGACCGGCTACAGCCGGGATCTGATCGAGTTTCTGGGGCGGTATCCGCAGGTCTGCCTGGAACTTAAATCCAAGGTCGTGGATCTGTCCTGGATGGACGTGGTCCGCGATCCGTCCAGGGTGCTCCCGGCCTGGTCCATGAACGCGCCGGCCATTGCCGAACACGAGGAGCAGGGGGAGTGCGCGAGCCTGGAAGAACGCCTTGCCGCGGCCAGAACCTGCGCCCGGGAGGGCTTCCGGGTCTGCCTGCACTTTGACCCCATGATCCATTTCCCCGGCTGGCAGGACGGCTACGCCCGCACCGTGGAGATGATCTTCGACCATCTGCGCCCCGAAGAGATAGCCTACGTGAGCATGGGCTCATTTCGGCACATGCCGGATTTGAAGCGCTGCATCAGCGAAAATTTTCCCGAGTCCACGTATATTTACGGTGAGTTCATCACCGGATTGGACGGCAAGCAGCGCCTGCTGCGTCCCCTGCGGGTCGAGCAGTTCCGTTTTCTGGCAGGCGCCCTGCGACGGGGCGGCCTTGATCGGCAGCTCTATATGTGCATGGAGTCTGACGAAGTCTGGCAGGCCGTGCTTGGGCGCACTCCCGCAGACCTGGGTGGGCTTTACAGGCATCTCATGGCACAGGCTTTTGGGGAAGAAGGCAACGAGTAG
- the fusA gene encoding elongation factor G encodes MQDQLQKQRTFALIGHGGTGKTSVAEMLLFAAGSITRLGKIDEGSTVLDYEPEETKRRGSIQPGFAQFPWKKNLNFLIDTPGDNNFIGDLPYLLQGADNVVLVIDAIDGVKPLTRKIWSEAVKASLPAMAFINKMDRERANFQMAYQGLSDMLGIKPVLLFLPIGSETDFRGLVDILAEKAYAFDENGGLTPIDIPEDLADEVTMTREIAIENIAESSEELMEKYLEEGSLTDEEMISGLRAGVASRMLVPVCAGSAMQNKGATMLLDTIQNIMTSPLEHEPWLDADGTERPSSPDAPFAAFVFKTIADPFAGQLSILRVLSGVLSPDATVLNATKDEKEKIGQILFLEGKKQTPCKQEVGPGAIVAVAKLKNTATGDTLCAEKAPFILPKPALSPSIISYALAAEEKGEEDKVFAAIQKLLDEDINLHLVRNDETGDMLLTGMGQLHIELAVEKVKRRYKTNILLKTPKIPYRETIKGKAQVQGRHKKQSGGRGQFGDCWIRMEPNTRSAGYEFLDEIVGGSIPRNYIPAVDKGVQEAAARGFLAGYPMVDFKVAVYDGSYHNVDSSEMAFKIAGSLAFKKAVEMCNPILLEPIMLAAVFIPDEFMGDVIGDLSSRRGRVLGSDSIGGVTEVKAHVPMAEMMKYAPDLRSMTGGQGTFTMEFAHYEECPPNVTEQVIADSKKEDE; translated from the coding sequence ATGCAGGATCAACTTCAAAAACAGAGGACTTTCGCCCTGATAGGGCATGGAGGAACCGGAAAGACTTCAGTGGCCGAAATGCTGCTGTTTGCCGCCGGTTCCATTACCAGGCTGGGCAAAATTGACGAAGGCTCGACGGTTCTGGACTATGAACCTGAAGAAACCAAACGCAGGGGCAGTATTCAACCCGGTTTTGCGCAATTCCCCTGGAAGAAAAACCTGAATTTCCTCATCGACACGCCCGGTGACAACAACTTTATCGGCGACCTCCCCTATCTCCTGCAGGGCGCGGACAATGTGGTCCTGGTCATCGACGCCATCGACGGGGTCAAGCCGCTGACCAGAAAAATCTGGTCCGAGGCCGTCAAAGCCTCACTCCCGGCCATGGCCTTCATCAACAAGATGGACCGTGAGCGTGCGAATTTCCAAATGGCCTACCAGGGTCTGTCCGATATGCTGGGCATCAAACCCGTCCTTCTCTTTCTGCCCATAGGCAGCGAAACGGACTTCCGCGGGCTGGTCGATATTCTGGCCGAGAAAGCCTACGCCTTCGACGAGAACGGTGGTCTGACACCCATCGATATACCTGAAGACCTGGCTGACGAAGTCACCATGACGCGTGAAATCGCCATTGAAAATATCGCCGAGAGCAGCGAAGAGCTGATGGAAAAATACCTGGAAGAGGGCTCGCTGACAGACGAGGAGATGATCTCCGGTCTGCGTGCGGGCGTTGCCAGCCGCATGCTGGTCCCGGTCTGCGCGGGTTCCGCCATGCAGAACAAAGGGGCGACCATGCTCCTTGATACCATTCAGAACATCATGACCTCGCCGCTTGAACACGAGCCCTGGCTCGACGCCGACGGGACCGAGCGCCCGTCAAGCCCTGACGCTCCTTTTGCCGCCTTTGTCTTCAAGACCATCGCCGACCCCTTTGCCGGGCAGCTCTCCATACTGCGCGTGCTCTCCGGCGTTTTATCCCCTGACGCCACCGTCCTCAACGCAACCAAGGACGAAAAGGAGAAAATCGGCCAAATCCTGTTTCTGGAAGGCAAGAAACAGACTCCCTGTAAGCAGGAAGTCGGACCCGGAGCCATCGTGGCCGTGGCCAAGCTCAAGAACACGGCCACCGGCGACACCCTGTGCGCGGAAAAGGCTCCCTTCATCCTGCCCAAACCGGCCTTAAGCCCCTCAATCATTTCCTACGCCCTGGCCGCCGAGGAAAAGGGCGAAGAAGACAAGGTTTTTGCGGCGATCCAGAAGCTTCTGGACGAAGACATCAATCTGCATCTGGTCCGCAATGACGAAACCGGCGACATGCTCCTCACCGGCATGGGGCAACTGCACATCGAACTGGCCGTGGAAAAGGTCAAGCGCCGCTACAAAACCAACATCCTCCTCAAAACACCCAAAATCCCCTACCGGGAAACCATCAAGGGCAAGGCCCAAGTCCAGGGGCGGCATAAAAAACAGTCCGGCGGACGCGGACAGTTCGGCGATTGCTGGATCCGCATGGAGCCCAACACGCGCAGCGCAGGCTATGAATTCCTGGATGAAATCGTCGGCGGCTCCATCCCGCGCAACTACATTCCGGCCGTTGACAAGGGCGTCCAGGAAGCGGCGGCACGCGGGTTTCTGGCCGGTTATCCCATGGTCGACTTCAAAGTGGCCGTTTACGATGGCTCCTACCACAACGTCGACTCCTCGGAAATGGCGTTCAAGATCGCCGGTTCACTGGCCTTCAAGAAAGCCGTCGAAATGTGCAATCCGATCCTGCTCGAACCCATCATGCTTGCGGCCGTTTTCATCCCCGACGAGTTTATGGGCGATGTTATCGGCGATCTTTCCAGCCGCCGCGGCCGGGTCCTGGGCTCCGATTCCATCGGCGGCGTGACAGAGGTCAAAGCTCACGTACCCATGGCCGAGATGATGAAATACGCCCCGGACCTGCGCTCCATGACCGGAGGCCAGGGCACTTTCACCATGGAATTCGCGCATTACGAGGAATGCCCGCCCAACGTGACGGAGCAGGTCATCGCCGACAGCAAGAAAGAAGACGAATAA
- a CDS encoding carbohydrate kinase codes for MRHKISLEQPVTHQTPTSEGLSPAILLFGEILADVFPDRAVLGGAPFNVARHLAAFGQRPLMISRLGDDALGIQALGSMEDRGMDISGVQIDPELPTGRVEVHIENEGHRFEILPRQAYDFIDPASAAVAAEAAAPALIYFGTLSQRHHTSRQALAQVLQNTAAPRFLDINLREPWYDEDTVRLSLQNAGIIKLNDEELRTLADMFKAGAGLAQAQGTELKRMFDIERLIVTCGKDGAWQLDGNDDLFIATPGKEPLRIVDTVGAGDAFSAACILGMRLCWPETTTLKRANDFAAAICEIRGAVPDDREFYQTFFKEWEL; via the coding sequence ATGAGACACAAGATCAGCCTGGAACAACCCGTCACGCATCAAACGCCCACGAGTGAAGGCCTGAGCCCCGCCATCCTCCTTTTCGGAGAAATTCTGGCGGACGTTTTTCCCGATCGCGCGGTTCTCGGCGGCGCGCCTTTCAATGTTGCCCGGCATCTGGCGGCCTTCGGACAAAGACCGCTTATGATCTCCCGCCTGGGAGACGACGCCCTTGGCATCCAGGCCCTTGGCAGCATGGAAGACCGAGGCATGGATATTTCCGGAGTCCAGATTGACCCGGAGCTGCCCACGGGAAGGGTAGAGGTTCATATCGAGAATGAGGGGCACCGCTTTGAAATACTGCCACGGCAAGCTTACGACTTCATCGACCCGGCAAGTGCGGCTGTCGCAGCCGAAGCCGCAGCTCCCGCGCTCATCTATTTCGGAACCTTGAGCCAGCGCCACCACACCTCTCGGCAGGCGCTGGCCCAAGTACTGCAAAACACTGCGGCCCCACGCTTTCTGGACATCAACCTGCGCGAACCCTGGTATGACGAAGACACGGTGCGTTTGTCGCTGCAGAATGCAGGCATCATAAAATTGAATGATGAGGAACTGCGGACCCTGGCCGACATGTTCAAGGCAGGCGCAGGGTTGGCGCAGGCACAGGGAACAGAGCTGAAACGCATGTTCGATATCGAGCGCCTGATCGTGACTTGCGGGAAAGACGGGGCCTGGCAACTGGATGGAAACGATGACCTCTTTATCGCCACCCCCGGCAAGGAACCCTTGCGCATCGTCGACACGGTGGGCGCAGGCGACGCTTTTTCCGCCGCCTGCATTCTCGGCATGCGGCTCTGCTGGCCTGAGACTACGACCCTGAAGCGCGCAAACGATTTTGCCGCCGCCATCTGCGAAATACGGGGAGCGGTTCCTGATGACCGGGAATTCTACCAGACTTTTTTCAAGGAGTGGGAGTTGTGA
- a CDS encoding HAD family hydrolase yields the protein MKKRRQPVKKPLFIVLISIHGLVRGHDMELGRDADTGGQVKYVVELTRALGERPDVEKAILLTRRVVDEAISPDYAQVMEPLSDKASIVRIECGEEKYLRKELLWDSLDNFSDNVFTFLKSQERVPDLLHSHYADAGYVGARLSHQLGIPLVHTGHSLGRSKRLRLLASGISRGQIEDTYKMSRRIEAEETTLSAAERIITSTGQEIEEQYGLYDFYQPERMCVIPPGTDLDHFYPPRESEKESPIARELKRFLHRPTKPMVLALSRPDPKKNIVTLIDAYGESPQLQEAANLVVVAGNRDDIQDMDEGARGVLNDILLAIDRHDLYGKVAYPKHHRPEEVATLFRLATASRGVFVNPALTEPFGLTLLEAAACGLPIVATEDGGPIDIIRNCRNGHLVDPLDKEAMAETILRTLVDKKEWRSFAKNGLAGVRHHYSWQAHVEKYLDVVRPLVEKTAPLIRMAPIRRRSISRKQALFAELDLSLIGENYSLTALMQTLHAHRKTVLFGIVTGRRLDNALATLRKHKIPQPDVLISGQGTEIHYAPSLTQDTIWNRHINHLWNPRAVRETLREIPGLSLQPKQHQSAFKISYYIDTTVISGQQVRQLLQHNEQAVNVLVSFGQYLDVLPLRASKGLALRWCSEQLDFPLESTLVAGVTGADADMLRGNTLGTVVDNRHITELSELANIEGIHFSEASFAAGILDAMTHYGFPAQEEGAP from the coding sequence GTGAAAAAACGCAGACAGCCCGTCAAAAAACCACTGTTCATCGTGCTGATCAGCATTCACGGACTGGTGCGCGGACATGACATGGAATTGGGGCGTGACGCGGACACCGGCGGACAGGTCAAATATGTGGTCGAACTGACCCGCGCCCTTGGCGAACGCCCGGATGTGGAAAAAGCCATCCTGCTGACCCGCAGGGTTGTCGACGAGGCCATCAGTCCCGATTACGCGCAGGTGATGGAACCGCTCTCCGACAAGGCCAGCATCGTGCGCATCGAATGCGGCGAGGAAAAATACCTGCGCAAGGAACTGTTGTGGGACTCGCTGGATAATTTTTCCGACAATGTGTTCACCTTCCTGAAAAGCCAGGAGCGCGTCCCCGACCTCCTGCACAGCCATTACGCCGACGCGGGCTATGTCGGAGCCCGACTCTCGCATCAGCTCGGCATCCCGCTGGTTCATACTGGCCACTCCCTGGGACGCAGCAAACGGCTGCGGCTGCTGGCCAGCGGCATTTCGCGGGGACAGATCGAGGACACATACAAGATGTCGCGCCGCATCGAAGCGGAGGAAACCACGCTCAGCGCGGCCGAGCGCATCATCACCAGCACCGGGCAGGAGATCGAGGAGCAATACGGCCTCTACGATTTCTATCAACCTGAACGCATGTGCGTGATCCCCCCGGGCACGGACCTGGACCATTTCTACCCGCCCCGCGAAAGTGAAAAAGAAAGCCCTATTGCCCGCGAGTTGAAGCGTTTCCTGCATCGGCCCACAAAGCCCATGGTGCTTGCGCTCTCGCGGCCGGACCCGAAAAAGAACATCGTGACCCTCATTGACGCCTACGGGGAATCCCCCCAGTTGCAGGAGGCCGCCAACCTGGTCGTCGTTGCCGGCAACCGCGACGACATTCAGGACATGGACGAAGGTGCGCGGGGGGTCTTAAATGACATCCTGCTCGCCATCGACCGCCACGACCTCTACGGCAAGGTCGCCTATCCCAAGCACCACAGGCCCGAAGAAGTGGCCACCCTTTTTCGTCTGGCCACCGCATCACGCGGAGTTTTCGTCAACCCCGCGCTGACCGAGCCCTTCGGCCTGACCCTGCTCGAAGCCGCAGCCTGCGGGCTGCCCATCGTGGCCACGGAGGACGGCGGACCCATCGACATCATCAGAAATTGCCGCAACGGCCACCTCGTCGATCCCCTCGACAAGGAGGCCATGGCGGAAACGATCCTGCGAACCCTGGTCGACAAAAAAGAATGGCGCAGCTTCGCCAAGAACGGGCTGGCCGGCGTGCGCCATCATTATTCATGGCAGGCGCACGTGGAAAAATATCTGGATGTTGTCCGCCCCCTGGTGGAAAAAACCGCGCCGCTGATCCGCATGGCGCCCATCCGGCGCAGGAGCATCTCCCGCAAACAGGCGCTCTTCGCGGAGCTGGACCTGAGCCTCATCGGCGAAAATTACTCGCTCACGGCGCTGATGCAGACCCTGCACGCCCACCGCAAGACCGTCCTCTTCGGCATTGTCACCGGACGCCGCCTGGACAACGCCCTGGCCACGCTACGCAAGCACAAGATCCCGCAACCCGATGTGCTGATCTCCGGTCAGGGCACGGAGATACATTACGCCCCCAGCCTCACTCAGGACACAATCTGGAATCGGCACATCAACCACCTCTGGAATCCTCGGGCCGTGCGCGAGACCCTGCGCGAAATCCCGGGCCTGTCTTTGCAGCCCAAACAGCACCAGAGCGCGTTTAAAATCAGCTACTACATCGATACTACGGTGATCAGCGGACAGCAGGTCCGCCAACTGCTCCAGCACAACGAGCAGGCCGTAAACGTGCTCGTCTCCTTCGGCCAATATCTGGACGTGCTGCCGCTACGGGCCTCCAAGGGCCTGGCGCTGCGCTGGTGCTCCGAACAGCTTGACTTTCCATTAGAGAGCACCCTGGTCGCCGGAGTCACCGGAGCCGATGCCGACATGCTGCGCGGCAACACCCTGGGCACGGTGGTGGACAACCGGCACATCACGGAGCTGTCCGAGCTTGCGAACATCGAGGGGATCCACTTTTCGGAAGCATCCTTCGCGGCGGGGATTCTCGACGCCATGACCCATTATGGATTCCCCGCCCAGGAAGAGGGCGCACCATGA
- a CDS encoding HAD-IIB family hydrolase: MRRFLLCTDLDRTLIPNGPAPPWPAAKTLFQKLAAREDICLTYVTGRHRALIEDAIAEFDLPSPDFAIADVGASIYQVSADDWQPWNQWEEHIAPDWQGMRCADLKNLLRGIAQLQPQEREKQAPFKLSYYVALDEDSRTLIARMYERLQHEGIRANLVWSIDELAHIGLLDVLPQSAGKLHAIRFMMTRQNFSLRDTLFAGDSGNDLDVLLSDIPAVLVANADGDIKTQLAKTKPEALYIATGGYLGMNGNYSAGILEGVAHFWPEADAWLREFEQ; the protein is encoded by the coding sequence ATGAGACGATTCCTGCTCTGCACCGACCTCGACCGGACCCTGATCCCCAACGGCCCGGCCCCCCCGTGGCCGGCGGCCAAGACGCTGTTTCAAAAACTGGCGGCGCGCGAGGATATCTGCCTGACCTACGTAACCGGCCGCCATCGCGCCCTGATCGAAGACGCTATCGCGGAGTTCGACCTGCCCAGCCCCGACTTTGCCATTGCCGACGTCGGCGCGAGTATCTACCAGGTCAGCGCGGACGACTGGCAGCCCTGGAATCAGTGGGAGGAGCACATCGCGCCGGACTGGCAGGGCATGCGTTGCGCCGATCTCAAGAACCTGCTGCGCGGAATTGCGCAATTGCAACCGCAGGAGCGGGAAAAGCAGGCTCCCTTCAAGCTGAGCTATTATGTCGCCCTGGACGAGGACTCCCGCACGCTCATCGCCCGGATGTACGAGCGCCTGCAGCACGAAGGCATCCGCGCCAACCTGGTCTGGAGCATCGACGAACTGGCCCATATCGGACTGCTCGATGTACTGCCCCAAAGCGCCGGAAAACTGCATGCCATCCGTTTCATGATGACGCGACAAAACTTTTCCCTGCGGGACACGCTCTTCGCGGGCGACAGCGGCAACGACCTGGACGTGCTCCTCAGCGACATTCCGGCGGTGCTGGTGGCCAATGCCGACGGGGACATAAAGACACAGTTGGCAAAAACCAAACCCGAAGCGCTGTATATCGCCACAGGAGGATATCTCGGCATGAACGGAAACTACAGCGCCGGCATTTTGGAAGGAGTGGCGCATTTCTGGCCCGAGGCCGATGCGTGGCTGCGAGAATTTGAGCAATAA
- a CDS encoding alpha-amylase family glycosyl hydrolase, with protein sequence MYEQASHALLNEILAGLRPEIGKFRLRHFYTRLGANFYAIYSLFKLLYGDRPDFKQQMVRLVETLALRYMERTPALRKSDLAREVNYNWFLSQKWVGMALYCDRFADNLQGLREKLPYFQELGVNMLHVMPILDCPLENNDGGYAVRDFRKIDTRYGTLKDVEELAATLKSREILLVLDVVVNHTSDEHEWATRARQGEKKYQGYYYVFDNRETPDAYEEGMPEIFPVTAPGNFTWDEPMGKWVMTVFNNYQWDLNYRNPAVLIEMLDIILFWANKGADILRLDAVAFLWKKIGSTCQNEREAHLLLRLMKDCCQVTAPGVLFIAEAIVAPGEIAKYFGEDAIYSKECEIAYNASLMALLWDAVATKNANLLNLGVKNLPNKLERATWLNYVRCHDDIGLGFDDSDVVLAGYDPTLHRAFLVDYFTGKFPSSPARGMPFGTNLKTGDARISGSLASLVGLESALESEDEEAINAAINALTLLHSIILSFGGLPLMYYGDAVGTLNNLEFLSDPATQHDSRWVHRSRFDWEKAEKRHQSGTVEQRIFSALKKMIALRKELPAFADFDNRHLLLVENQNLLVFYRTDPENCRSRVLVINNFNIEPQSLPVDTLTPHEFYVYESMTDLYSGERVPVEDGQISIPALSFYWLKD encoded by the coding sequence ATGTACGAACAAGCTTCCCATGCCCTGTTGAACGAAATCCTGGCGGGCCTGAGACCCGAAATCGGCAAGTTCCGGCTGCGCCATTTCTATACCCGCCTGGGTGCCAACTTTTACGCCATCTATTCCCTCTTCAAACTGCTCTACGGAGACCGGCCCGACTTCAAGCAGCAGATGGTGCGACTGGTCGAAACCCTCGCCCTGCGCTATATGGAGCGTACTCCCGCCTTGCGGAAATCGGACCTGGCGCGTGAAGTGAACTACAACTGGTTTTTAAGCCAGAAATGGGTAGGCATGGCGCTGTACTGTGATCGCTTCGCGGACAACCTGCAGGGCCTGCGCGAAAAACTCCCCTATTTCCAGGAACTGGGCGTCAACATGCTGCACGTCATGCCCATCCTCGACTGCCCGCTGGAAAACAACGACGGCGGCTATGCGGTGCGGGACTTCCGCAAGATCGACACCAGATACGGCACCCTCAAAGACGTCGAAGAGCTGGCGGCCACGCTCAAGAGCCGCGAAATCCTCCTGGTCCTCGACGTCGTGGTCAACCACACCTCTGACGAACACGAATGGGCAACGCGGGCGCGGCAGGGCGAAAAGAAATATCAGGGCTACTACTACGTCTTCGACAACCGCGAAACACCCGACGCTTACGAGGAGGGCATGCCCGAAATCTTCCCGGTCACAGCGCCCGGCAACTTCACCTGGGACGAGCCCATGGGCAAGTGGGTCATGACGGTTTTCAACAACTATCAATGGGATTTGAACTATCGCAATCCGGCGGTGCTGATCGAGATGCTCGACATCATCCTTTTCTGGGCCAACAAGGGCGCGGACATCCTGCGCCTCGACGCCGTGGCCTTCCTATGGAAGAAGATCGGCAGCACCTGCCAGAACGAGCGCGAGGCCCATCTGCTGCTGCGGCTCATGAAAGACTGCTGCCAGGTGACGGCGCCAGGCGTGCTGTTCATCGCAGAGGCCATTGTCGCGCCGGGCGAGATCGCCAAATATTTCGGGGAGGACGCGATCTACTCCAAAGAATGCGAGATCGCCTACAACGCCTCGCTCATGGCCCTGCTCTGGGACGCCGTAGCCACCAAGAACGCAAACCTGCTCAACCTCGGCGTAAAGAACCTGCCGAATAAGCTGGAGCGGGCGACCTGGCTCAACTACGTGCGCTGCCACGACGACATCGGACTTGGCTTCGACGACAGCGACGTGGTGCTGGCGGGATACGACCCGACCCTGCACCGGGCCTTTCTGGTGGATTATTTCACGGGCAAATTCCCTTCGTCTCCGGCCAGGGGCATGCCGTTCGGGACGAACCTGAAAACCGGCGACGCGCGCATCTCCGGCTCCCTGGCGTCCCTGGTCGGCCTGGAATCGGCGCTGGAGTCCGAGGACGAGGAAGCCATAAACGCCGCGATCAATGCCCTCACACTGCTGCACAGCATCATTCTCTCCTTTGGCGGCCTGCCGCTCATGTACTACGGCGACGCCGTAGGCACGCTGAACAATCTGGAGTTTCTCTCCGATCCGGCCACGCAGCATGACTCACGATGGGTGCACCGTTCCCGCTTCGACTGGGAAAAAGCCGAAAAGCGCCATCAAAGCGGCACTGTCGAACAGCGTATTTTCTCCGCGCTAAAAAAAATGATCGCCCTGCGCAAGGAGCTTCCGGCCTTCGCGGATTTCGACAACCGCCACCTGTTGCTGGTCGAGAACCAGAACCTCCTGGTCTTCTACCGCACGGATCCGGAAAACTGCCGCAGCCGGGTGCTCGTCATCAACAATTTCAACATCGAACCGCAGTCCCTCCCCGTGGACACACTGACACCGCATGAATTCTATGTATACGAAAGCATGACGGACCTGTACTCCGGCGAACGCGTGCCGGTGGAAGACGGACAGATATCCATACCGGCCCTGTCCTTTTACTGGCTCAAGGATTGA
- a CDS encoding HIT family protein → MAAVASGMESFIVHPTLDADCHALGQWRELRLLLHRDAHVRWFILVPQTDAIEWHELPAHLRDQLLAASTMLGAMLKRDEGCDKVNIAAIGNMVPQFHFHVIGRWKTDPYWPGVVWGRSVPGRSYAVADVKDVKGRVLSALDGGRPPVNP, encoded by the coding sequence ATGGCTGCCGTAGCGTCGGGCATGGAATCATTCATAGTGCACCCCACTCTTGATGCGGACTGCCATGCCCTTGGACAATGGCGGGAGCTTCGGCTCCTGCTGCACAGGGACGCCCATGTGCGCTGGTTCATCCTCGTCCCGCAAACCGACGCCATCGAATGGCATGAATTGCCCGCACATTTGCGCGATCAGCTTCTGGCCGCGTCGACGATGCTGGGCGCGATGCTCAAGCGCGACGAAGGCTGCGACAAGGTCAACATCGCCGCCATCGGCAACATGGTGCCGCAGTTTCATTTTCACGTCATCGGTCGTTGGAAAACGGACCCCTACTGGCCGGGAGTGGTTTGGGGCCGGAGCGTGCCGGGACGGTCGTATGCAGTCGCAGATGTCAAAGACGTCAAGGGGCGTGTCCTGAGTGCCTTGGACGGTGGCCGCCCGCCCGTCAATCCTTGA